A genome region from Anopheles stephensi strain Indian chromosome 2, UCI_ANSTEP_V1.0, whole genome shotgun sequence includes the following:
- the LOC118502938 gene encoding uncharacterized protein LOC118502938: MAYILRVVIVCVLVGLIESNPAVDSGSVVNHAESEHGTLSKAALEDSFISRLGGKCTQKDNSSCVMLKLVTYMNRMLKKSSISLGDSFELMKTRSDEQLSDSDADEMSVLARSTTSDDHKLSVMVADKIWRFIHSRSLRWRATRATDVVVASGEGGKLNLGVSLDTRRLFEEGRGRLKQYAPILAAVVMKAVLLGALVLKGIALLVGKALLVSKLALVLASILGIKKLLHKKYVTYEVVAHAPEPHHHVDTYSSGWARALDGFVESFSSELNRRLTVDSHDLAYQRQAPTH, translated from the exons ATGGCGTACATTTTGCGAGTGgtgatagtgtgtgtgttggtcgGTTTGATCGAATCGAATCCGGCCGTCGATAGTGGCAGTGTTGTCAACCATGCG GAATCGGAACACGGGACCCTCAGTAAGGCGGCGCTAGAGGATAGCTTCATCAGCAGACTTGGTGGGAAGTGTACGCAGAAGGACAACAGTTCGTGCGTGATGCTGAAGCTGGTCACCTACATGAACCGGATGTTGAAAAAGTCCAGCATTAGCCTGGGGGATAGCTTCGAGCTGATGAAAACACG ATCGGACGAGCAACTTTCCGACTCGGACGCGGACGAGATGTCAGTGTTGGCGCGTTCAACCACTTCCGACGACCATAAGCTGAGCGTGATGGTGGCGGACAAGATCTGGCGCTTCATCCACAGCCGTAGCCTCCGGTGGCGGGCAACCCGAGCCACCGATGTGGTCGTCGCGTCCGGTGAGGGCGGCAAGCTGAATCTGGGCGTTTCACTCGACACACGCCGTCTGTTCGAGGAGGGCCGCGGACGCCTAAAGCAGTACGCACCGATACTGGCCGCCGTCGTCATGAAGGCAGTCCTTTTGGGTGCTCTGGTCCTGAAGGGTATCGCCCTACTCGTCGGAAAGGCGTTACTCGTCTCCAAACTGGCCCTGGTGCTGGCGAGCATACTGGGCATCAAGAAACTGCTGCACAAGAAGTACGTCACCTACGAGGTGGTTGCCCATGCACCGGAACCTCATCACCACGTGGATACGTACAGTTCCGGGTGGGCCCGAGCCCTGGACGGGTTTGTGGAATCGTTCTCGAGCGAACTTAACCGACGGTTGACGGTTGATTCGCATGACCTTGCCTACCAGCGACAGGCGCCCACTCACTAG
- the LOC118502936 gene encoding uncharacterized protein LOC118502936 has protein sequence MDVLVKRSYRGGTWLMLAVLLLAYCVSPGLPEGIKLPDQTSRVNDDGPALPVQQQQPAVGEERRQGKNLFDFIGLGTGSNVDPYLARTNAQCLNGELAECFKSQALSTFGEFFDKDQYQLTSDARIVRLPETQLRSLAQEGFEYVGESRHSDSEWELLYKYALRRLERFVKSTALEFQIPDQLTEEGRYSARFIDEISDEIDVIEDKKAPLFTRHRLKKIFIPLLLILKVFKLKLLLFLPLVLGLASFKKLLGFLAIVVPGVIGYLKLFKPHQSCCTNDIFSGGYQPQYSPQGLGSIGFSPYKEFGGGGQHYSRPVESGYASPYGNYYRDSGRADAQGGNVKFGDDLAYQGYSEYRSSGKDVKAEN, from the exons ATGGATGTCCTCGTGAAGCGCTCATACCGCGGTGGAACATGGCTGATGTTGGCGGTTCTACTGCTAGCGTACTGTGTCTCTCCAGGACTCCCGGAGGGCATCAAGCTCCCGGACCAAACTTCCAGAGTAAATGACGATGGTCCAGCGCTtccggtgcagcagcagcaacccgcTGTCGGTGAGGAACGAAGACAGGGCAAGAATCTATTCGACTTCATCGGGCTTGGAACGGGAAGCAATGTGGACCCGTATCTGGCTCGTACAAACGCCCAGTGTTTGAACGGGGAGTTGGCCGAATGCTTCAAGTCCCAGGCGCTCAGCACATTCGGCGAGTTCTTCGATAAGGATCAGTACCA ACTTACCAGTGATGCTCGCATCGTTCGGCTTCCGGAAACACAGCTACGCTCCCTAGCTCAGGAAGGCTTCGAGTATGTAGGCGAGTCCCGGCACTCCGACTCCGAGTGGGAACTGCTCTACAAGTACGCACTACGCCGGCTGGAACGATTCGTCAAATCCACAGCGCTGGAGTTCCAAATCCCGGACCAGCTCACCGAGGAGGGCCGCTACTCGGCACGCTTTATCGACGAAATTTCGGACGAAATCGATGTGATCGAGGATAAGAAGGCACCACTGTTTACGCGCCATCGGCTAAAGAAAATCTTCATCCCACTGCTGTTGATACTGAAGGTGTTCAAGCTGAAGCTGCTACTCTTCCTGCCGCTCGTGCTTGGCCTGGCAAGCTTTAAGAAACTGCTCGGCTTTCTGGCCATCGTTGTGCCGGGTGTGATTGGGTATTTGAAGCTATTCAAACCTCACCAGAGCTGCTGTACGAACGATATCTTTTCCGGCGGCTATCAACCACAGTACTCACCGCAAGGGCTCGGTTCGATTGGGTTCAGTCCGTACAAggagtttggtggtggtgggcaacACTATTCCCGGCCGGTGGAGAGTGGATATGCTTCACCGTACGGTAACTATTACCGGGACTCGGGACGGGCCGACGCTCAGGGAGGCAATGTAAAGTTTGGAGATGATCTCGCCTACCAAGGCTACTCGGAGTATCGCAGCAGCGGGAAGGACGTGAAGGCGGAGAATTAG